A region from the Natronomonas salsuginis genome encodes:
- the artA gene encoding archaeosortase A, whose protein sequence is MAFPLQSLTEFSVLPYTDVLAWIIMAVFVGGVIADRRGRRDLALRVTTAAWGLFAIFWFLLIHHFAFIHRSAIQTVLIVIAVPACLYVGWRVYNGRDSLLTLSRAIAFMTIIYLPFETSAFARTMLIETVAVQTSVVIDLLGIGDGIQFIQDPAPGSTVMNTFWVPETGQASRIVFACTGIEAMAIFGGLIGAVDASRRKKAIGIAVSIAIIWVLNIGRNVFIAVANGYQWFAGSWLEGPVMFLFGISDPARVSFFVADRVISQGLAVFALVGIAFLVSRWVPELLDVGEELLSVLLGRNVTLRSPETAPDGGERES, encoded by the coding sequence CAGTCGCTCACCGAGTTTTCGGTGCTGCCCTACACCGACGTGCTCGCGTGGATCATAATGGCCGTCTTCGTCGGCGGCGTCATCGCTGACCGGCGCGGACGACGGGACCTCGCACTCCGCGTGACGACCGCCGCCTGGGGGCTGTTCGCGATCTTTTGGTTCCTCTTGATTCATCACTTCGCGTTCATTCATCGAAGCGCGATCCAGACCGTCCTCATCGTCATCGCCGTCCCGGCGTGTCTCTACGTCGGCTGGCGCGTCTACAACGGCCGCGACTCGCTTTTGACCCTCTCTCGGGCGATCGCGTTCATGACGATCATCTACCTTCCCTTCGAGACGTCCGCGTTCGCCCGGACGATGTTGATCGAGACCGTCGCCGTCCAGACGTCCGTCGTGATCGATCTGCTCGGGATCGGCGATGGGATTCAATTTATCCAGGACCCTGCCCCGGGTTCGACAGTGATGAACACCTTCTGGGTCCCCGAGACCGGCCAGGCGTCGCGGATCGTCTTCGCGTGTACGGGTATCGAAGCGATGGCGATCTTCGGCGGCCTCATCGGGGCCGTCGACGCGTCGCGGCGCAAGAAGGCGATCGGGATCGCCGTCTCGATCGCGATTATCTGGGTGCTCAACATCGGCCGAAACGTCTTCATCGCGGTCGCGAACGGCTACCAGTGGTTCGCCGGCTCGTGGCTCGAAGGGCCGGTGATGTTCCTGTTCGGCATCTCCGATCCCGCGCGCGTCTCGTTTTTCGTCGCGGATCGGGTCATCTCCCAAGGGCTCGCAGTGTTCGCGCTCGTCGGGATCGCCTTTCTCGTCTCGCGGTGGGTGCCGGAGCTGCTCGACGTCGGCGAGGAACTCCTCTCGGTGCTGTTGGGCCGCAACGTGACGCTCCGATCGCCAGAGACCGCCCCCGATGGGGGTGAACGAGAGTCGTGA